Proteins co-encoded in one Nicotiana sylvestris chromosome 7, ASM39365v2, whole genome shotgun sequence genomic window:
- the LOC104240680 gene encoding phospholipid-transporting ATPase 1-like, whose product MTSDKPLLLLSEPSFELVLTIDTILLLVSKKDFHSAELQSYQPHSSEPPPPTPKDRKRLVSWSGTEDHWHDTAAFEISCDSSRLASSGAASTRDSSLSRASSRVQDKLNKSQRLLQKSMQLEDSLLHGSNPRLIHVNDPKKTNDKFDFCGNEIRTSKYTVITFLPKNLFIQFHRVAYLYFLAIAALNQLPPLAVFGRTVSLFPLLFVLSVTAIKDGYEDWRRHRSDRNENNREALVLQSGGKFQLKRWKKIRVGEIVKILANETIPCDMVLLGTSDPSGIAYIQTMNLDGESNLKTRYARQETTSLVCEGEMISGVIRCEQPNRNIYEFTANMEFNGHRFPLSQSNIILRGCQLKNTEWAVGVAVYAGQETKAMLNSTASPSKRSRLETYMNRETLWLSIFLFVMCLVVAIGMGLWLKRHEEQLDTMPYYRRVYFEEGKHGKQYKYYGIPMETFFSFLSSIIVFQIMIPISLYITMELVRLGQSYFMIGDRHMYDINSNSRFQCRSLNINEDLGQIRYVFSDKTGTLTENKMEFRRASVWGKSYGRSLSAADASVNTDIGEEPIQHPSSRRKLMIKSEVPTDVELMQLLHAKLAGEERIAADEFFLTLAACNTVIPIPTKSSSCGVQNNVDDTDVTIEYQGESPDEQALVAAASAYGYTLCERTSGHIVTDVKGEKLRLDVLGLHEFDSVRKRMSVVIRFPDDSVKVLVKGADTSMFSILSKEHETHEHIKNATYTHLNEYSSEGLRTLVVAARDLKGEELEEWQCLYEDASTSLNDRSAKLRQTASLIECNLTLLGATAIEDKLQEGVPEAIESLRQAGIKVWVLTGDKQETAISIGLSCKLLTSDMHQIIINGSSENECKRLLSDAKAKYGVKPASCDNRILKLQREAENGTKSYKLPQQLAGGEGIPVGPLALIIDGNSLVYILEKDLESELFDLATSCKVVLCCRVAPLQKAGIVDLIKSRTDDMTLAIGDGANDVSMIQMADVGVGICGQEGRQAVMASDFAMGQFRFLKRLLLVHGHWNYQRVGYLVLYNFYRNAVFVFMLFWYILCTAFSATSALTDWSSMFYSVIYTSVPTVIVGILDKDLSHKTLLKYPKLYAAGHRQESYNMKLFWATMIDTVWQSLVLFYVPLFTYHQSDVDIWSMGSLWTIAVVILVNIHLAMDIQRWVIYTHMAVWGSIIITYVCLVVLDSTPVFPNYGTIYQLVKSPTYWLLILLIIVMALLPRFILKVMHQIFWPSDIQIAREAEILRKRPSHCRSRSGHSES is encoded by the exons ATGACTTCCGACAAGCCATTGCTGTTACTGTCTGAGCCTTCTTTTGAACTCGTCCTTACGATCGACACTATTCTTCTTCTTGTGAGTAAAAAGGACTTTCATTCAGCCGAGCTTCAATCATACCAGCCACATTCatcagaaccccccccccccacccccaagGATAGGAAACGCCTCGTATCGTGGAGTGGAACGGAGGACCATTGGCATGACACAGCAGCTTTTGAAATATCCTGTGATTCATCTAGGTTGGCTTCATCTGGAGCAGCATCCACCCGTGATTCGTCTTTGTCTAGGGCTTCTTCTCGCGTCCAGGATAAGCTGAACAAATCTCAGAGGCTTCTTCAGAAAAGCATGCAGTTGGAGGATAGCTTATTACATGGAAGTAACCCTAGGTTGATCCATGTTAATGATCCAAAAAAGACTAATGATAAGTTTGATTTCTGTGGAAATGAGATCAGAACTAGCAAGTATACAGTAATAACTTTCTTGCCGAAGAACCTATTCATTCAGTTTCATCGGGTTGCCTATTTATACTTTTTAGCTATCGCTGCTCTGAATCAGCTTCCACCTCTTGCTGTATTTGGGAGAACTGTGTCTCTGTTTCCTCTTCTGTTTGTGCTTTCTGTGACAGCTATAAAAGATGGTTATGAGGATTGGCGGAGACACAGATCAGATAGGAACGAGAATAACCGGGAGGCTCTAGTACTTCAATCTGGTGGGAAGTTTCAGTTAAAAAGATGGAAGAAAATCCGGGTCGGGGAGATTGTGAAGATCCTTGCTAATGAGACTATTCCCTGTGACATGGTGTTGTTAGGAACCAGTGATCCTAGTGGAATTGCTTATATTCAGACAATGAATCTTGACGGTGAATCAAACTTGAAGACAAGGTATGCTAGGCAAGAAACAACTTCATTAGTGTGTGAAGGGGAGATGATTTCGGGAGTTATTAGATGTGAACAGCCTAACAGGAACATTTATGAATTCACGGCCAATATGGAGTTTAATGGGCATAGATTTCCGCTCAGCCAATCGAATATCATATTGCGTGGTTGCCAGCTGAAAAACACAGAATGGGCAGTTGGAGTAGCGGTTTATGCTGGGCAAGAGACTAAAGCTATGTTGAACAGCACTGCGTCTCCATCTAAAAGAAGCAGGCTGGAAACATATATGAACCGGGAAACCCTTTGGCTGTCTATTTTCCTTTTCGTGATGTGCTTGGTTGTAGCAATTGGGATGGGTCTATGGTTGAAGCGCCATGAGGAGCAGCTTGATACCATGCCTTATTACAGAAGAGTTTACTTTGAAGAAGGAAAACATGGCAAACAGTATAAGTACTATGGGATTCCTATGGAAACATTTTTCTCCTTTCTGAGTTCGATCATAGTTTTCCAGATAATGATACCTATATCTCTTTATATCACCATGGAGTTAGTTCGCTTGGGACAGTCGTATTTCATGATTGGAGACAGGCATATGTATGATATTAACAGTAATTCTAGGTTTCAGTGCAGATCCCTAAATATCAATGAGGATTTGGGTCAGATTCGCTATGTTTTTTCAGATAAAACAGGAACACTTACCGAAAATAAGATGGAATTCAGAAGAGCTAGTGTGTGGGGAAAAAGTTATGGGAGATCCCTTTCTGCTGCTGATGCATCAGTAAACACAGATATTGGAG AAGAACCAATCCAACATCCTTCGAGTCGAAGAAAGTTAATGATCAAATCAGAAGTTCCAACTGATGTTGAACTAATGCAATTGTTACATGCCAAGCTAGCCGGAGAAGAGAGGATTGCTGCAGACGAGTTTTTTCTGACGTTGGCAGCATGTAATACCGTGATTCCTATTCCTACCAAAAGTTCTTCATGTGGTGTACAGAACAATGTGGACGACACTGATGTCACCATCGAGTATCAAGGTGAATCTCCTGATGAACAAGCGCTTGTAGCTGCTGCATCTGCTTATGGGTATACACTGTGTGAGCGGACATCTGGTCATATTGTGACTGATGTCAAGGGTGAGAAACTAAG GTTGGATGTCTTAGGACTTCATGAGTTTGACAGTGTGCGTAAAAGAATGTCTGTTGTCATTAGATTCCCAGATGATTCTGTAAAAGTTTTGGTCAAAGGGGCTGATACTTCAATGTTTAGCATTTTAAGCAAAGAGCATGAAACTCATGAACACATAAAAAATGCCACTTATACTCATTTGAATGAGTACTCCTCTGAAGGACTGCGAACCCTTGTGGTCGCTGCAAGGGACCTTAAAGGAGAAGAACTTGAGGAGTGGCAATGCTTGTATGAGGATGCTAGTACATCTTTGAATGACAGATCAGCAAAATTACGCCAAACAGCATCTCTAATCGAGTGCAATTTAACACTACTTGGCGCCACCGCAATAGAGGACAAACTACAAGAGGGTGTACCTGAAGCTATTGAGTCTCTGCGGCAAGCGGGGATAAAAGTTTGGGTTCTTACTGGAGATAAGCAAGAAACTGCAATTTCAATTGGTTTGTCTTGCAAACTCTTGACCTCCGACATGCACCAGATCATCATTAATGGCTCTTCAGAAAATGAATGCAAAAGGTTATTGTCAGACGCCAAGGCCAAATACGGTGTGAAGCCCGCAAGTTGTGATAATCGGATCTTAAAATTGCAGAGAGAAGCAGAAAATGGTACAAAGTCATATAAATTACCGCAGCAGCTTGCGGGAGGGGAAGGAATTCCTGTTGGACCTCTAGCACTCATAATTGATGGGAATAGTCTTGTGTATATTTTAGAGAAAGATCTTGAGTCTGAG CTCTTCGATCTTGCAACTTCATGTAAAGTTGTGCTTTGCTGTCGCGTTGCCCCTTTGCAGAAGGCTGGAATTGTTGATCTAATAAAGAGCCGCACTGATGATATGACACTAGCCATAGGTGATG GGGCTAATGATGTTTCAATGATCCAAATGGCGGATGTTGGTGTTGGAATATGTGGTCAAGAAGGGCGCCAAGCTGTGATGGCATCAGACTTTGCTATGGGACAGTTTCGATTTCTGAAGCGTTTGCTTCTTGTGCATGGACATTGGAATTACCAGCGTGTTGGTTATTTGGTTCTTTACAACTTCTACCGCAATGCTGTTTTTGTTTTCATGCTTTTCTG GTACATATTGTGCACAGCTTTTTCTGCAACTTCTGCATTAACAGATTGGAGTAGTATGTTTTATTCTGTCATCTATACTTCCGTACCTACAGTAATTGTTGGTATTCTGGACAAGGACTTAAGTCATAAGACACTACTTAAGTATCCTAAACTCTATGCTGCTGGCCACAGACAGGAAAGTTACAATATGAAACTCTTCTGGGCCACCATGATTGATACAGTTTGGCAGAGCCTTGTTCTTTTTTATGTACCACTATTCACTTATCATCAGAGCGATGTTGACATATGGAGTATGGGTAGCTTGTGGACAATTGCAGTAGTGATCCTTGTCAACATTCACTTGGCAATGGACATACAGCGCTGGGTAATATATACTCATATGGCAGTGTGGGGGTCAATTATTATCACGTATGTCTGTTTGGTGGTGCTGGACTCTACACCTGTCTTCCCTAATTATGG TACAATTTATCAGCTGGTGAAGTCACCGACCTACTGGCTCTTAATTTTGCTTATTATAGTTATGGCTCTGCTTCCTCGCTTTATTCTCAAAGTTATGCACCAAATTTTCTGGCCATCGGACATCCAGATAGCGAGAGAAGCAGAGATATTGAGGAAAAGACCTAGTCATTGTAGATCTAGGTCAGGTCACAGTGAAAGCTAA
- the LOC138873712 gene encoding uncharacterized protein: MAFENESSEYDSIFAFTVKFDDEEDKKEDEAGVRGSNQKYLLSVSQTCEKGNEVKFLSKSCIVTNLKTSELVLIAKMFKNICIADFDLLNGGDLTCLSVIDDDAELWHRRLGCKLYLAEQVDQEGLGPMRVPSRVGKKYIFVIVNDYSRFTWTLFLKTKDETFLTPQQNGFMERENRTLEDMARTMLIDIDVPKSFWAEVVNIACYLINSDEEDAIEPPSFTKELDPSITSTEVEHRVIDDVSGTPNTGQRSGSHTSIDFNDDSDIQTRSKARNIFAFSAFLFQIEPKNIHEALKDADWITAMQEELHQFERNKVWHLVFRPSDKTMIGTRYFKEELFIKQPPGFETHEHPEHVFKLEKAIYGLKQAPQACYERLSKFLLENVFTRGKIDSALFLKKRRRNRLIVQVYVDDIICFATNDSLCEEFAKLMGSESVLTKPKRIHLKAAKRILRFLKGMQDLVLFYPLGNNFDLIGYVDYAGYFHKRTKHIDMRHHLLRDNIEKGLICVKFYKTEDQVNMHGRLRTKQMANDIAHLEVFAHIFKNLSRNSAHVTQTNITMYQQESQSPIMSEENTTLSLSKVISPY, translated from the exons ATGGCTTTTGAAAATGAATCCTCAGAATATGATTCTATCTTTGCATTCACGGTGAAATTTGATGATGAGGAGGACAAGAAGGAAGATGAGGCTGGAGTGAGAGGAAGCAATCAAAAATA TCTGTTAAGTGTGTCCCAAACATGTGAAAAAGGAAATGAAGTAAAGTTCTTGTCCAAATCTTGCATTGTCACCAATCTCAAAACTAGTGAATTAGTGTTGATAGCCAAAATGTTCAAGAACATCTGTATTGCAGACTTTGACTTACTGAATGGTGGTGATTTAACATGCCTGAGTGttattgatgatgatgctgagttATGGCACAGACGACTGGGATGCAAGCTTTACCTTGCTGAACAAGTTGATCAAGAAGGACTTG GACCTATGAGGGTTCCCAGTAGAGTAGGAAAGAAGTACATCTTTGTGATTGTAAACGACTATTCGAGATTCACATGGACATTGTTTCTAAAGACCAAAGATGAAACATTTCTT ACACCTCAGCAAAATGGTTTTATGGAGAGAGaaaataggactcttgaagatatggctagaacAATGTTGATCGATATTGATGTACCTAAGAGTTTTTGGGCTGAAGTAGTCAACATTGCATGTTACTTGATTAACAG CGACGAAGAAGATGCAATAGAACCTCCATCATTCACAAAGGAACTGGATCCCTCTATTACCTCAACTGAAGTTGAGCATAGGGTTATTGATGATGTATCAGGTACTCCTAATACAGGACAAAGGAGTGGAAGTCATACTTCTATTGATTTCAATGATG ATTCTGATATTCAAACTAGATCTAAGGCAAGAAACATATTTGCCTTCTCAGCCTTCCTATTTCAAATTGAACCTAAGAACATCCATGAAGCATTGAAAGATGCTGACTGGATAACTGCTATGCAAGAAGAACTCCATCAATTCGAGAGAAACAAGGTGTGGCACCTGGTTTTTCGCCCTTCAGACAAAACAATGATTGGAACCAG ATACTTTAAAGAGGAATTATTTATCAAGCAACCTCCTGGTTTTGAAACTCATGAGCATCCTGAGCATGTCTTCAAGCTTGAGAAGGCTATATATGGTTTGAAGCAAGCTCCTCAAGCATGTTACGAGAGGTTGTCAAAATTCCTTCTCGAAAATGTCTTTACTAGAGGAAAAATTGACAGTGCTCtatttctaaagaaaagaaggagaaatCGGTTGATTGTAcaagtctatgttgatgatatcatttgtTTTGCAACAAATGATTCCCTTTGTGAGGAGTTTGCAAAGCTCATGGGAAGTGAATCT GTTTTAACCAAGCCCAAGAGAATAcatttgaaggctgccaaaagaattcTGAGGTTTCTTAAGGGAATGCAGGACCTGGTCCTCTTCTATCCCTTAGGAAATAATTTTGACTTGATTGGATATGTTGATTATGCTGGATATTTT CACAAGAGGACAAAGCACATTGATATGAGACATCACTTGTTGAGGGACAATATTGAAAAAGGTCTTATCTGTGTGAAGTTCTACAAGACAGAGGACCAG GTAAACATGCATGGCAGACTCAGGACAAAACAAATGGCAAATGACATTGCACATCTAGAAGTTTTTGCTCACATTTTCAAAAATCTATCAAGGAACTCAGCTCATGTGACTCAG ACAAATATAACCATGTACCAACAAGAATCTCAATCACCCATAATGTCTGAAGAGAATACAACTTTGTCTCTTTCTAAAGTTATATCCCCATATTAA